A portion of the Streptomyces sp. NBC_00376 genome contains these proteins:
- a CDS encoding SCO4225 family membrane protein produces MSARTLLRLTFANAASAVYLGLVGATVVFEVAAALFEDPGIVGIWTFLLTAPTSLLAAGAVGAVWGMEAPVGYLVGGVVISALVQSFALGALLAALRGRRQELPRPSRG; encoded by the coding sequence ATGAGTGCGCGCACCCTGCTGCGTCTGACCTTCGCCAATGCTGCTTCCGCTGTCTATCTGGGGCTCGTCGGTGCGACCGTCGTGTTCGAAGTGGCTGCCGCGCTGTTCGAGGATCCCGGAATCGTCGGGATATGGACGTTCCTTCTCACCGCCCCCACTTCCTTGCTGGCGGCAGGGGCGGTTGGGGCGGTCTGGGGTATGGAGGCGCCCGTCGGGTACCTGGTCGGCGGGGTCGTCATCAGCGCTCTGGTCCAGTCGTTCGCCCTGGGAGCGCTCCTGGCGGCTCTGCGCGGCCGTCGCCAGGAGCTCCCCCGTCCGAGCCGCGGCTGA
- a CDS encoding SAM-dependent methyltransferase: MASFEITPIGTVRNDRTDVQHTDNWGAVRSTITIDERFGEAALQGLEEFSHVEVLFVFDQFPERDDYREPRPYRGRSDLPPVGVFAGRGPRRPNRIGVTCCAVESVDGRELTVVGLDAVSGTPVIDLKPAMVEFSPVDIKQPEWVGSLMSEYFQP, from the coding sequence ATGGCGAGCTTCGAGATCACACCGATAGGTACGGTCCGGAACGACCGGACGGATGTCCAGCACACGGACAACTGGGGTGCAGTCCGCAGCACGATCACCATCGACGAGCGCTTCGGCGAGGCAGCACTCCAGGGCCTGGAGGAGTTCTCACACGTGGAGGTCCTCTTCGTCTTCGACCAGTTCCCGGAGCGCGACGACTACCGCGAGCCCCGCCCCTACCGAGGCCGTTCCGACCTCCCGCCCGTCGGCGTGTTCGCCGGTCGCGGACCCCGCAGGCCGAACCGCATCGGGGTGACGTGCTGCGCCGTCGAATCCGTCGACGGCCGCGAACTGACGGTGGTGGGCCTCGACGCCGTCTCGGGCACCCCGGTCATCGACCTGAAGCCGGCGATGGTGGAGTTCAGCCCTGTGGACATCAAGCAGCCGGAATGGGTCGGCAGTCTGATGTCGGAGTACTTCCAGCCGTAG
- a CDS encoding glycerophosphodiester phosphodiesterase, with amino-acid sequence MTHARQQSTHHPIQVIAHRGASDDAPEHTLAAYRKAIEDGADALECDVRLTADGHLVCVHDRRVNRTSNGRGAVSALELAELAALDFGSWKDREESESPDWDPVPGELTSVLTLERLLELVVETRAAGRPLQLAIETKHPTRWAGQVEERLLQLLKHFELDAPPADGPSPVRIMSFSARSLHRIQAAAPTLPTVYLMQFVSPRLRDGRLPAGARIAGPGMRIVRNHPGYIDRLHRAGHRVHVWTVNEPADVELCVGLGIEAIITNRPKQVLSQLGRS; translated from the coding sequence GTGACCCACGCACGGCAGCAATCCACGCACCACCCCATCCAGGTCATCGCACACCGGGGCGCGTCCGACGACGCCCCCGAGCACACCCTGGCCGCGTACCGGAAGGCGATCGAGGACGGCGCCGACGCCCTGGAGTGCGACGTGCGGCTCACCGCCGACGGCCACCTCGTGTGCGTGCACGACCGCCGGGTGAACCGCACGTCCAACGGGCGCGGCGCCGTCTCCGCCCTGGAGCTCGCCGAACTCGCCGCCCTCGACTTCGGCTCCTGGAAGGACCGCGAGGAGTCGGAGTCCCCGGACTGGGATCCGGTGCCCGGGGAGCTCACCTCCGTACTCACCCTGGAACGGCTGCTCGAACTCGTCGTCGAGACCCGGGCCGCCGGCCGTCCGCTCCAGCTGGCCATCGAGACCAAGCACCCCACCCGCTGGGCGGGCCAGGTCGAGGAGCGGCTGCTGCAGTTGCTGAAGCACTTCGAACTCGACGCGCCCCCGGCCGACGGCCCGTCCCCGGTGCGCATCATGAGTTTCTCGGCGCGCTCGCTGCACCGCATCCAGGCTGCGGCCCCCACGCTGCCCACCGTGTACCTGATGCAGTTCGTCTCGCCGCGGCTGCGCGACGGGCGGCTGCCGGCCGGGGCCCGTATCGCCGGTCCGGGCATGCGGATCGTACGCAACCACCCCGGATACATCGACCGGCTGCACCGCGCGGGGCACCGCGTGCACGTCTGGACGGTGAACGAGCCGGCGGACGTCGAACTCTGCGTCGGTCTCGGCATCGAGGCAATCATCACGAACCGCCCGAAACAGGTTCTGTCACAACTGGGACGCTCTTAA
- a CDS encoding acyl-CoA dehydrogenase family protein has product MDFAPTEEQSAAQGLAARIFGDLSTPERLAVAGPATDAELWKELCAAGLTAAVEETGLLGLVLLLEEQGRTTAQVPFAASCVYGLLSVARHGTDEQRERLLPALRDGTAVATGAFPARGRIRADGTGTDDAGRLSGSVPYVPWLRDADLVLVADREHRLWIVRTGDPGVLTEPVETTAPWSAARLVLDGARGERLGGAGAYEAVLAAARTAFAGLQAGVCAGSLARAVAHVNTREQFGRPLSTKQGVLLRAADAHMDTEAIRVTAYEAAWRYDTGLPYGPQALTAAWWASEAGKRVVHAGQHLHGGTGADLDHPVHRHFLWGRQLDAYLGCGGEVLQELGDSLVKEGTE; this is encoded by the coding sequence ATGGATTTCGCACCCACCGAGGAGCAGTCGGCGGCACAGGGGCTCGCGGCGCGGATCTTCGGCGATCTGTCGACGCCCGAGCGGCTGGCCGTGGCCGGCCCGGCGACCGACGCCGAGCTGTGGAAGGAGCTCTGCGCGGCAGGGCTGACCGCGGCCGTCGAGGAGACCGGGCTGCTCGGCCTGGTGCTCCTGCTGGAGGAGCAGGGGCGCACGACGGCGCAGGTGCCGTTCGCGGCGAGCTGTGTGTACGGGCTGCTGTCCGTCGCCCGGCACGGCACGGACGAGCAGCGGGAGCGGCTGCTGCCCGCGCTGAGGGACGGCACGGCCGTTGCCACCGGGGCCTTCCCGGCACGCGGCCGGATACGGGCGGACGGTACCGGCACCGATGACGCCGGGCGGCTGAGCGGCAGCGTGCCGTACGTGCCGTGGCTGCGGGACGCCGACCTCGTCCTCGTAGCGGACCGGGAGCACCGGCTGTGGATCGTCCGGACGGGTGATCCCGGTGTGCTGACCGAGCCGGTGGAGACCACGGCGCCGTGGTCGGCGGCGCGGCTCGTCCTGGACGGGGCGCGCGGGGAGCGGCTCGGCGGCGCCGGAGCGTACGAGGCGGTGCTGGCGGCGGCCCGGACGGCGTTCGCGGGACTGCAGGCCGGGGTGTGCGCCGGTTCGCTGGCCCGTGCCGTCGCGCACGTCAACACCCGGGAGCAGTTCGGGCGCCCCCTCTCCACCAAGCAGGGGGTGCTGCTGCGCGCCGCCGACGCCCATATGGACACCGAGGCGATCCGGGTCACCGCGTACGAGGCGGCCTGGCGGTACGACACGGGTCTGCCGTACGGACCGCAGGCGCTCACCGCCGCCTGGTGGGCCTCGGAGGCCGGAAAGCGCGTGGTGCACGCCGGGCAGCACCTGCACGGCGGCACCGGCGCGGACCTCGACCACCCCGTGCACCGCCACTTCCTCTGGGGCCGGCAGCTCGACGCCTACCTGGGATGCGGCGGCGAAGTGCTTCAGGAGCTCGGCGATTCGCTGGTGAAGGAGGGCACGGAGTGA
- a CDS encoding MaoC family dehydratase: MKAGDELAPLEIAVTRTLIVAGAIASRDYQDVHHDAEVAREKGSPDIFMNILTTNGLVGRYVTDRLGPSAVLRKVAIRLGAPNYPGDTMVLSGTVTSVADDGTAEVKIIGSNGLGRHVTGTVTVGVPRGAA, from the coding sequence GTGAAGGCCGGTGACGAACTGGCGCCGCTGGAGATCGCGGTGACCCGCACCCTGATCGTGGCGGGCGCGATCGCCTCCCGCGACTACCAGGACGTGCACCATGACGCGGAGGTCGCCCGGGAGAAGGGCTCCCCGGACATCTTCATGAACATCCTGACGACCAACGGCCTGGTCGGCAGGTACGTCACCGACCGCCTCGGCCCGTCGGCCGTGCTCCGCAAGGTCGCGATCCGGCTGGGCGCGCCCAACTACCCCGGGGACACCATGGTCCTGAGCGGCACCGTCACCTCCGTCGCGGACGACGGGACGGCCGAGGTGAAGATCATCGGCTCCAACGGCCTGGGCAGACACGTCACCGGCACGGTGACCGTCGGCGTACCGCGGGGGGCGGCATGA
- a CDS encoding bifunctional DNA primase/polymerase, giving the protein MAITDRQTATLALAHALSAAERGLPVIPLTARKLPALPSPHRNDDRRSTCRGACGLPGHGVHDATTDPAAVRALFAAAPWATGYGIACGRPPHHLIGIDLDVDTPGGEDSAVSLRRLALHHLFTIPPTVTVLTPSGGRHLWLTGPPGIPVPNSASRLAPGIDIRGTGGYLVGPGSVTPHGRYRLAPGTAGLPPAPCPRALLRLLMPPARRRTGAKSPDRGRGLVRFVLAAREGQRNTRLFWAACRAYEHGYGDALADALTHAAVLTGLTEREARATIESAARLTTAAPGATDD; this is encoded by the coding sequence ATGGCCATCACCGACCGGCAGACCGCCACCCTGGCCCTCGCCCACGCGCTCTCCGCCGCCGAGCGCGGGCTCCCCGTCATCCCGCTGACCGCCCGCAAGCTCCCCGCGCTGCCCTCTCCGCACCGGAACGACGACCGCCGGTCCACCTGCCGGGGCGCGTGCGGCCTCCCCGGGCACGGTGTCCACGACGCCACCACGGACCCGGCCGCCGTACGGGCCCTCTTCGCCGCCGCCCCGTGGGCCACCGGCTACGGCATCGCCTGCGGCCGGCCCCCGCACCACCTCATCGGCATCGACCTGGACGTCGACACCCCGGGCGGCGAGGACTCCGCCGTATCGCTCCGGCGGCTGGCCCTGCACCACCTGTTCACGATCCCGCCGACCGTCACGGTCCTCACCCCGAGCGGCGGGCGGCACCTCTGGCTGACCGGCCCGCCCGGCATCCCCGTACCGAACTCCGCGAGCCGGCTGGCCCCCGGCATCGACATCCGGGGCACCGGCGGCTACCTGGTGGGCCCCGGCTCGGTCACTCCGCACGGCCGCTACCGACTGGCCCCGGGCACCGCCGGCCTGCCTCCGGCCCCCTGCCCCCGCGCACTGCTGCGCCTGCTCATGCCCCCGGCGCGCCGCCGGACCGGGGCGAAGTCCCCGGACCGGGGCCGGGGACTGGTCCGCTTCGTGCTCGCGGCACGCGAGGGCCAGCGCAACACACGGCTCTTCTGGGCAGCCTGCCGCGCCTACGAACACGGCTACGGCGACGCCCTGGCGGACGCCCTCACCCACGCCGCCGTCCTCACCGGCCTCACCGAACGCGAGGCCCGCGCCACCATCGAATCGGCGGCCCGCCTCACCACGGCCGCGCCCGGAGCGACGGACGACTAG
- a CDS encoding S1C family serine protease, with product MSTENEGNEGTAGEAVPSVPSVPPVPADAPQGAPGSQPESTPAQAAEPPTAPPHAPQPHTTPYAPQAQSAAEANWPPPAPPAVPAYASHGAGGGGPVWGAQSQPYAPEGPRKRGMGGLVAAVAAAALIAGGIGGAFGYWAADRNGSGSTTVSASANPQDLKRDPGTVAGVAAKALPSVVTIDAQGGDGEGGTGTGFVYDKEGHILTNNHVVASAADTGQLTATFSNGKKYGAEVVGRAQGYDVAVLKLKNPPSGLTPLSLGNSDQVAVGDSTIAIGAPFGLSNTVTTGIISAKNRPVASGDGSGGSNSYMSALQTDASINPGNSGGPLLDARGAVIGINSAIQSTGSSVGQTQAGSIGLGFAIPINQATNVAQQLIKTGKPVYPVIGATVTMDEKSGGAVISDQGAGGTEAVSKDGPADRAGLEAGDVITKFNDTPIDSGPTLIGEIWTHKPGDHVTLTYERDGRTATAEVTLGERSGDS from the coding sequence GTGAGCACAGAGAACGAGGGCAACGAGGGCACTGCGGGCGAGGCCGTTCCGTCCGTTCCGTCCGTACCTCCAGTGCCGGCCGATGCTCCTCAGGGGGCGCCCGGGAGCCAGCCCGAGTCCACCCCCGCCCAGGCGGCCGAGCCGCCGACCGCACCTCCCCACGCGCCCCAGCCCCACACCACCCCTTACGCACCGCAGGCGCAGTCGGCCGCCGAAGCCAACTGGCCGCCCCCGGCCCCGCCCGCCGTGCCCGCGTACGCCTCCCACGGTGCAGGCGGCGGCGGTCCGGTCTGGGGCGCGCAGTCCCAGCCGTACGCCCCCGAAGGCCCGCGCAAGCGCGGCATGGGCGGCCTGGTGGCGGCGGTGGCAGCCGCGGCGCTGATCGCCGGCGGCATCGGCGGCGCCTTCGGCTACTGGGCGGCCGACCGCAACGGCTCCGGCTCGACCACGGTCTCGGCCTCCGCCAATCCGCAGGACCTCAAGCGCGATCCCGGCACGGTCGCGGGTGTGGCAGCCAAGGCGCTGCCCAGTGTGGTCACCATCGACGCGCAGGGCGGCGACGGCGAGGGCGGTACGGGCACCGGCTTCGTGTACGACAAGGAGGGCCACATCCTCACGAACAACCACGTGGTGGCCTCCGCGGCGGACACCGGCCAGCTCACGGCGACGTTCTCCAACGGCAAGAAGTACGGTGCCGAGGTGGTCGGCCGGGCGCAGGGCTACGACGTCGCCGTGCTGAAGCTGAAGAACCCGCCGTCCGGGCTCACCCCGCTCTCCCTCGGCAATTCGGACCAGGTCGCGGTCGGCGATTCCACGATCGCGATCGGCGCCCCGTTCGGCCTGTCCAACACGGTCACCACGGGCATCATCAGCGCCAAGAACCGCCCGGTCGCCTCCGGTGACGGCTCCGGTGGCAGCAACTCGTACATGAGCGCCCTGCAGACCGACGCCTCGATCAACCCGGGCAACTCCGGTGGCCCGTTGCTCGATGCCCGCGGCGCGGTCATCGGCATCAACTCGGCGATCCAGTCGACCGGCAGCAGCGTCGGCCAGACCCAGGCGGGCTCCATCGGCCTCGGCTTCGCGATCCCGATCAACCAGGCGACCAACGTCGCCCAGCAGCTGATCAAGACCGGCAAGCCGGTCTACCCGGTGATCGGTGCCACGGTCACCATGGACGAGAAGAGCGGCGGCGCGGTCATCTCCGACCAGGGGGCGGGCGGCACGGAGGCCGTGTCCAAGGACGGCCCCGCGGACCGGGCGGGCCTTGAGGCGGGCGATGTCATCACGAAGTTCAACGACACCCCGATCGACAGCGGCCCGACCCTGATCGGCGAGATCTGGACCCACAAGCCCGGCGACCACGTGACGCTGACCTACGAGCGCGACGGCCGGACGGCGACGGCCGAGGTCACCCTCGGGGAGCGCAGCGGCGACAGCTGA
- a CDS encoding bifunctional MaoC family dehydratase N-terminal/OB-fold nucleic acid binding domain-containing protein, translating into MTAGTGVPEGPDELHGRLKKFEGRAAATAGTGKDPVNEAMIRHWCEAMGDTNPAYSGPDAVAPPTMLQAWTMGGLSGHTDRSAAYEELFGLLDGAGYTSVVATDCEQEYLRPLRPGDRITFDAVIESVSERKTTKLGTGYFVTTRMDVRADGEPAGTHRFRILKYTPATAKRAARGDARSRRPRPVINRDNAGFWQGVAEHRLLIQRCGECATLRFPWLPGCNACGCQEWDTVEASGEGTVFSHVVMHHPPFPAFAADGAGGPYAVALIELVEGVRMVSNVVGVPYDKVRPGMPVRLEFLRTDPELELPVFRGGEG; encoded by the coding sequence GTGACGGCCGGGACGGGAGTGCCCGAGGGGCCGGACGAGCTCCACGGGCGGCTCAAGAAGTTCGAGGGGCGGGCGGCCGCGACCGCGGGCACGGGCAAGGACCCGGTCAACGAGGCGATGATCAGGCACTGGTGCGAGGCGATGGGGGACACGAACCCGGCGTACTCGGGACCGGACGCGGTCGCTCCGCCGACGATGCTCCAGGCGTGGACGATGGGCGGCCTGTCGGGGCACACCGACCGCTCCGCGGCGTACGAGGAACTCTTCGGGCTGCTCGACGGCGCGGGATACACCTCGGTGGTCGCGACCGACTGCGAGCAGGAGTACCTGCGGCCGCTGCGGCCCGGGGACCGGATCACCTTCGACGCGGTCATCGAATCGGTCTCCGAGCGCAAGACCACCAAGCTCGGGACGGGGTACTTCGTCACCACGCGCATGGACGTCCGGGCGGACGGTGAACCCGCCGGTACGCACCGCTTCCGGATCCTCAAGTACACCCCGGCGACGGCGAAGCGGGCGGCGCGCGGCGACGCGAGGAGCCGACGCCCGAGGCCGGTGATCAACCGGGACAACGCCGGGTTCTGGCAGGGCGTCGCCGAGCACCGGCTGCTGATCCAGCGGTGCGGCGAGTGCGCCACGCTGCGCTTCCCCTGGCTGCCCGGCTGCAACGCGTGCGGCTGCCAGGAGTGGGACACGGTCGAGGCGAGCGGCGAGGGCACCGTCTTCAGCCATGTGGTGATGCACCACCCGCCCTTCCCCGCGTTCGCCGCCGACGGGGCGGGCGGACCGTACGCGGTGGCGCTGATCGAGCTGGTCGAGGGGGTACGGATGGTCAGCAATGTCGTCGGCGTGCCGTACGACAAGGTGCGGCCGGGAATGCCGGTGCGGCTGGAATTCCTGCGTACGGACCCCGAGTTGGAGCTTCCGGTATTCCGGGGAGGCGAGGGCTGA
- a CDS encoding ABC transporter substrate-binding protein, whose amino-acid sequence MKVRTRRSATLISGGVAVVLLLAGCGSEDQIWPFESKDTMVVGMSDDILATDPAAGYDPGSWLLFNNVFQSLLSFPPGSSIPVPEAADECAFSDGSRTYTCTMRDDLKFSNGHSLTSADVKYSFDRAIKINDPAGPAPLLSGISSIRTPDDKTVVFRLKVPDATFPSKIASGAGSIVDRRVYPEDKLLEGGETVGSGPYKLDSIDKTKAEFSVYSGYHGTAEVKNSGVTMKLFQGDQNALKTALEEDEVDIAYRGLTAKTVAALDTSPSAEKDSIDVVQGSSAEVQHMVFNVSDPVVGKLAVRKAIAYLVDRYALVSQVYQSTATPLYSIVPVGITGHGNSFFNTYGDSPQPQKAKDVLRESGITEKVKLTLWSTPSRYGPATDDELRTIADQLNKSGLFEAEMKSVPFDQYEKGIAEGKFGVYVKGWVPDYPDPDNFTQPFFGDGNVLSNNYENSEITKKIIPETSSMTDRSNTRSAFIKLQDIVARQLPLLPLWQGKQYAVANENVRGLQNCLDTSTVFRFWELSMAP is encoded by the coding sequence GTGAAGGTTCGTACGAGGCGGTCGGCCACTCTGATCTCGGGGGGAGTGGCGGTGGTGCTGCTACTGGCGGGTTGTGGCTCGGAGGACCAGATCTGGCCGTTCGAGAGCAAGGACACGATGGTCGTCGGCATGTCCGACGACATCCTGGCGACCGATCCGGCCGCGGGGTACGACCCCGGGTCCTGGCTGCTGTTCAACAACGTCTTCCAGTCACTGCTGAGTTTCCCGCCCGGGAGCTCCATACCGGTGCCCGAGGCCGCCGACGAGTGCGCCTTCTCGGACGGCAGCAGGACCTACACCTGCACCATGCGCGACGACCTGAAGTTCAGCAACGGCCACAGCCTCACCTCGGCGGACGTCAAGTACTCCTTCGACCGGGCGATCAAGATCAACGACCCGGCGGGACCGGCACCGCTGCTCTCCGGCATCTCGTCGATCAGGACCCCGGACGACAAGACCGTCGTATTCCGCCTCAAGGTGCCCGACGCCACGTTCCCGAGCAAGATCGCATCGGGTGCCGGCTCCATCGTCGACCGCCGGGTCTATCCCGAGGACAAGCTGCTCGAAGGCGGCGAGACGGTCGGTTCCGGTCCTTACAAGCTGGACTCCATAGACAAGACGAAGGCCGAATTCTCGGTCTATTCCGGCTATCACGGAACCGCCGAGGTGAAGAACTCCGGCGTGACGATGAAGCTCTTCCAGGGTGACCAGAACGCGCTCAAGACCGCGCTGGAGGAGGACGAGGTCGACATCGCGTACCGCGGTCTCACCGCCAAGACGGTTGCCGCTCTGGACACTTCGCCCAGCGCGGAGAAGGACAGCATCGACGTCGTCCAGGGAAGCAGCGCGGAAGTCCAGCACATGGTCTTCAACGTCTCCGACCCGGTGGTCGGCAAGCTCGCCGTACGCAAGGCCATCGCCTATCTCGTCGACCGATACGCACTGGTCAGCCAGGTCTACCAGTCCACGGCGACGCCGCTCTACTCGATCGTCCCGGTCGGTATCACCGGGCACGGCAACTCCTTCTTCAACACCTACGGCGACAGCCCGCAGCCGCAGAAGGCGAAGGATGTGCTGAGGGAATCCGGGATCACCGAGAAGGTGAAACTCACCCTCTGGTCCACGCCGAGCCGTTACGGACCGGCCACCGACGACGAACTCCGGACCATCGCCGATCAGTTGAACAAGAGTGGACTGTTCGAGGCCGAGATGAAGTCCGTTCCGTTCGACCAGTACGAAAAGGGCATCGCCGAGGGCAAGTTCGGCGTCTACGTCAAGGGCTGGGTTCCTGACTATCCCGACCCCGACAACTTCACCCAGCCGTTCTTCGGCGACGGAAACGTCCTGTCGAACAATTACGAGAACAGCGAGATCACCAAGAAGATCATCCCGGAGACCTCGTCCATGACCGACCGCTCGAACACCCGGTCGGCGTTCATCAAGCTCCAGGACATCGTGGCGCGTCAGCTGCCGCTCCTGCCGCTCTGGCAGGGAAAGCAGTACGCGGTCGCCAACGAGAACGTCCGGGGCCTGCAGAACTGTCTGGACACGTCCACCGTCTTCCGGTTCTGGGAACTCAGCATGGCGCCCTGA
- a CDS encoding acyl-CoA dehydrogenase family protein, whose amino-acid sequence MHLAQTERQQQLRAELRTYFREVMPGRDAGTAPGAEDPAEQRRVLRRIGADGMLGLGWPVEYGGQGRGADEQFVFFDEAYRAGAPVSMVTLNTVGPTLMKYGTDEQKAYFLPRILSGDLVFAIGYSEPEAGTDLASMRTRAVRDRGEAAGTDGAGGDAGHWVIDGQKIFTSNAQNADWIWLACRTDPDAPKHQGISIILVPTDSPGFSWTPIETVGGLTTTATYYDGIRVPAANLVGPENGGWGLITNQLNHERVALAAIGMQAEDFYEAALAHARTPDPVTGGRPADEPWVRARLAEAYARLAATRLLNWRLVGDVGAGSPAPGEASGVKFAGTESAVEVYRMCQEITGETGMVRGGSPGAFGDGELERMNRAAQINTFGGGVSEVQREIVATMRLGMKRGRR is encoded by the coding sequence GTGCACCTCGCCCAGACGGAACGCCAGCAACAGCTGCGCGCCGAACTCCGCACGTACTTTCGTGAGGTGATGCCCGGGAGGGACGCGGGTACGGCCCCGGGGGCCGAGGACCCGGCCGAACAGCGGCGGGTGCTGCGCAGGATCGGCGCCGACGGGATGCTCGGGCTCGGCTGGCCCGTCGAGTACGGCGGCCAGGGGCGCGGCGCCGACGAGCAGTTCGTCTTCTTCGACGAGGCGTACCGGGCCGGGGCACCCGTCTCGATGGTCACCCTCAACACCGTCGGCCCGACGCTGATGAAGTACGGGACCGATGAGCAGAAGGCGTACTTCCTGCCCAGGATCCTCAGCGGCGACCTCGTCTTCGCCATCGGCTACAGCGAGCCCGAGGCCGGTACGGACCTCGCCTCGATGCGCACCAGGGCTGTGCGGGACCGCGGGGAGGCCGCCGGTACGGACGGTGCCGGGGGCGACGCCGGCCACTGGGTGATCGACGGGCAGAAGATCTTCACCAGCAACGCCCAGAACGCGGACTGGATCTGGCTCGCCTGCCGTACGGATCCCGACGCGCCCAAGCATCAGGGCATCTCGATCATCCTCGTGCCGACCGACTCCCCCGGGTTCTCCTGGACACCGATCGAGACCGTGGGCGGGCTCACCACGACGGCCACCTACTACGACGGGATACGGGTGCCGGCCGCCAACCTGGTGGGCCCGGAGAACGGCGGCTGGGGGCTGATCACCAATCAGCTGAACCATGAACGGGTGGCCCTCGCCGCGATCGGGATGCAGGCCGAGGACTTCTACGAGGCGGCCCTCGCGCACGCCCGCACCCCCGACCCCGTGACGGGCGGGCGCCCGGCCGACGAGCCGTGGGTGCGCGCCCGGCTGGCCGAGGCGTATGCCCGGCTGGCGGCGACGCGGCTGCTCAACTGGCGTCTGGTGGGGGACGTCGGGGCGGGTTCGCCGGCCCCGGGCGAGGCGAGCGGCGTGAAGTTCGCGGGGACCGAGAGCGCCGTCGAGGTGTACCGGATGTGCCAGGAGATCACCGGGGAGACGGGCATGGTGCGGGGCGGTTCGCCCGGCGCCTTCGGGGACGGGGAGCTGGAGCGGATGAACCGGGCGGCGCAGATCAACACCTTCGGGGGCGGGGTGAGCGAGGTGCAGAGGGAGATCGTCGCGACGATGCGGCTCGGCATGAAGCGGGGCAGGCGGTGA
- a CDS encoding ATP-binding protein: protein MRHWQSIGRFPVQPRGASTPWRGAKEVSGVALVVAQEVPTSSSMAVPHGPAGVGQARHRMREQLRSHGVSDSVVDDAVLILSELLSNACRHGRPLGRHTDVGDGDVRAAWRVDRTGGLTVEVTDGGGPTRPVPATPSVTARGGRGLNIISALADEWGVRDSSSGEVTVWVLVNEGHGQESGVPGATGPGAAGPGMPGPGAAGTGVSGAGIPGLDTLGFADAFDDVS from the coding sequence GTGCGTCACTGGCAGTCCATTGGCCGGTTTCCGGTCCAGCCCAGGGGGGCATCCACTCCGTGGCGTGGGGCAAAGGAGGTCTCGGGGGTGGCGTTGGTGGTGGCACAGGAAGTGCCCACGTCGTCGAGCATGGCCGTACCCCATGGCCCTGCGGGCGTGGGCCAGGCGCGGCACCGGATGCGCGAGCAGTTGCGCAGTCACGGGGTGTCGGATTCGGTCGTCGACGATGCAGTACTGATTCTTTCCGAACTGCTCAGCAATGCCTGTCGGCACGGCAGGCCACTGGGCCGGCACACGGATGTGGGTGACGGCGACGTCCGCGCCGCGTGGCGCGTCGACAGAACGGGCGGGTTGACCGTCGAAGTGACGGACGGCGGCGGTCCTACCCGCCCGGTTCCGGCCACCCCTTCGGTGACGGCGCGAGGCGGCCGCGGGCTCAACATCATCAGCGCACTGGCCGACGAGTGGGGCGTACGCGACAGCTCGTCCGGTGAAGTGACCGTCTGGGTCCTGGTCAACGAGGGACACGGGCAGGAGTCCGGGGTGCCGGGTGCGACGGGTCCGGGTGCGGCAGGGCCGGGCATGCCGGGGCCCGGCGCTGCGGGGACCGGCGTTTCGGGGGCGGGCATCCCGGGGCTCGACACGCTTGGTTTCGCGGACGCCTTCGACGACGTGAGCTGA